A part of Corvus cornix cornix isolate S_Up_H32 chromosome Z, ASM73873v5, whole genome shotgun sequence genomic DNA contains:
- the CZH18orf25 gene encoding uncharacterized protein C18orf25 homolog isoform X1 has translation MKMEAVGKAEELVDSEIPPKTSEKHETPPDEDGPIELETQTQKDSVPTAADSAVLSSMPCLLMELRRDSSESQLASTESDKPAGGRVYESDSSNHCMLSPSSSGHLADSDTLSSAEENEPCQAEAATEGDPSAVSGAAVGRKSRRSRSESETSTMAAKKNRQSSDKQNGRVTKVKGHRSQKHKERIRLLRQKREAAARKKYNLLQDSSTSDSDLTCDSSTSSSDDDEEVSGSSKTITAEIPAGFSRAGGSGGATREIPGLLDRGTVWDRNCIGNVLEEAMNCFAEMQRQTEEKFRMWIEKLTHLDTDEESKQQLEPREPKIQLVGQRIPPTTQSGAFVQMPDSQVLPQQPFNSYVGYQNADAALEFPATFNNNFPPVFPENGNMAEPDLNQS, from the exons ATGAAGATGGAGGcagtaggaaaagcagaagaactTGTTGATTCAGAAATTCCACCAAAGACTTCTGAAAAGCATGAGACTCCTCCTGATGAAGATGGGCCGATAGAACTCGAGACACAAACTCAGAAGGACAGCGTGCCCACTGCAGCAGACTCTGCGGTGCTCTCTTCCATGCCTTGCTTACTGATGGAACTGAGGCGGGACTCCTCGGAGTCTCAGCTGGCATCTACGGAGAGTGACAAGCCAGCAGGTGGCCGAGTTTATGAGAGTGACTCTTCCAATCACTGCatgctttctccttcctccagcgGGCATTTGGCCGACTCAGACACGTTGTCTTCCGCAGAGGAGAACGAGCCCTGCCAAGCTGAAGCCGCCACGGAGGGAGACCCTTCTGCGGTGTCTGGGGCTGCGGTCGGGAGGAAATCCAGGAGATCCAGGTCTGAAAGTGAAACTTCAACAATGGCTGCCAAGAAAAACCGACAGTCTAGTGATAAGCAGAACGGCCGAGTAACCAAGGTAAAGGGTCACCGGAGCCAAAAGCACAAAGAGAGGATCCGGCTCTTGAGACAGAAGCGGGAGGCAGCTGCTCGCAAGAAGTACAacctgctgcaggacagcagtACCAGCGACAGTGACCTGACCTGTGACTCCAGCACGAGCTCATCAGATGATGATGAAGAGGTTTCAGGGAGCAGCAAGACAATCACTGCAGAGATACCAG CTGGCTTCAGTCGTGCTGGGGGATCTGGAGGAGCGACCAGGGAAATTCCAGGATTGCTTGACAGGGGCACCGTGTGGGATAGGAACTGCATAGGCAATGTCCTGGAAGAGGCCATGAACTGCTTTGCCGAGATGCAGAGGCAGACAGAGGAGAAATTTCGCATGTGGATAGAAAAGCTAACCCATCTTGACACGGACGAAGAAAGCAAGCAACAGCTGGAGCCCAGGGAACCTAAAATCCAACTAGTTGGCCAAAGAATCCCCCCTACCACACAGTCAGGGGCTTTCGTGCAGATGCCTGATAGCCAAGTACTTCCTCAGCAGCCGTTTAATTCGTACGTGGGCTATCAAAATGCCGATGCCGCGCTAGAGTTTCCAGCGACTTTTAATAACAATTTTCCACCTGTCTTTCCAGAGAATGGGAATATGGCAGAGCCTGATCTGAATCAAtcataa